Proteins found in one Arthrobacter sp. U41 genomic segment:
- a CDS encoding polysaccharide biosynthesis tyrosine autokinase yields the protein MDLRDYLRLIRRHWMLIIASTLIGVLIGGAASVLTKPIYTAETQLFVAIQSSGSAQELQLGNNFSQARVQSYVKIVGSPAVLQPAIDSLGLQVTADELAANVKTSTETSTVLINISVSDTSAVQAAAVSQAVANSLIKVVDTLEKPRTGGTSPVSLSVIKPAVAPVTPSSPNTKLNLLLGLLLGLAIGVAASILRSTMDSRIRSEADLRQVTNAPLLGGISFDQDATKKPLLTQTGAQSPRAESFRQLRTNLQFANVSGKAKTVLITSSVPGEGKSTTATNLAIALAQAGQTVCLVDADLRRPMVNEYLGLERNAGLTTALVGASDVNDLLQPWGNENLYVLTSGQVPPNPSELLGSKEMQDLINRLEQAFDTVLIDAPPLLPVTDAAVLSQHVGGVVLVAGSQKLRRQDLEKSLSSLAMVGANLLGVVLNRLPAKGPDAYAYAYYGHDQKSSPNGQTLEKSDRRPRPVPQDAGSHVRNDSEFEEILTDHGAQAAKSFPSSRFRD from the coding sequence TTGGACTTACGCGATTATCTGCGCTTAATACGACGGCATTGGATGCTCATAATTGCGTCAACGTTGATCGGTGTCCTCATCGGCGGAGCTGCATCCGTTTTGACCAAACCGATCTACACAGCAGAGACGCAACTATTTGTGGCTATTCAAAGCTCCGGGTCCGCCCAAGAACTTCAGCTCGGCAACAACTTCAGTCAGGCTCGGGTTCAGTCGTACGTAAAGATAGTTGGATCGCCCGCCGTACTCCAGCCAGCAATTGACTCGCTTGGTCTTCAGGTCACAGCCGACGAACTTGCCGCCAATGTCAAAACCAGCACAGAGACAAGCACCGTTCTGATCAACATTTCGGTTTCGGACACCTCCGCAGTGCAAGCTGCCGCAGTGTCCCAAGCGGTGGCCAACAGCTTGATCAAGGTTGTCGACACATTGGAGAAACCGCGAACGGGCGGGACATCGCCAGTCAGCCTTTCGGTTATCAAGCCTGCCGTAGCACCAGTGACTCCCTCTTCGCCCAATACCAAACTGAATCTTCTCCTCGGACTGCTACTCGGACTCGCTATTGGTGTCGCCGCGTCTATTCTGCGGAGCACCATGGATAGCCGTATCCGGAGCGAAGCGGACCTGCGCCAGGTAACAAACGCACCCCTCCTTGGAGGTATATCTTTTGACCAGGATGCGACGAAGAAGCCACTGCTGACACAGACGGGAGCACAGAGCCCGCGCGCAGAGTCGTTCCGCCAGCTGCGGACAAATCTGCAGTTCGCCAATGTCTCTGGGAAGGCCAAGACTGTACTGATCACTTCTTCAGTACCCGGTGAAGGCAAGAGCACTACTGCAACCAACCTCGCCATAGCGTTAGCTCAAGCCGGTCAGACTGTGTGCCTGGTGGATGCTGATCTCAGACGCCCGATGGTGAACGAGTATCTGGGCCTCGAACGCAATGCTGGCCTCACAACTGCACTAGTTGGCGCCAGCGACGTAAATGATTTGCTCCAGCCTTGGGGAAACGAAAATCTTTACGTACTTACATCAGGCCAAGTTCCGCCAAACCCGAGCGAGCTCTTGGGATCGAAGGAAATGCAGGATCTTATCAATCGCTTGGAACAGGCATTCGACACGGTCTTAATTGATGCACCACCACTTCTTCCCGTAACTGACGCCGCGGTCCTTTCCCAGCATGTAGGCGGCGTAGTCCTCGTGGCTGGCTCGCAGAAACTTCGTCGACAGGATCTAGAGAAGTCCCTCAGCTCCCTCGCAATGGTTGGGGCAAACCTGTTGGGCGTCGTCCTTAACCGGCTGCCCGCCAAAGGACCCGACGCTTATGCATACGCGTATTACGGGCATGATCAGAAGTCCTCACCAAATGGCCAAACGCTGGAGAAGTCAGACAGAAGACCGCGGCCGGTGCCTCAAGATGCGGGAAGCCATGTTCGGAACGATAGCGAGTTCGAGGAAATACTAACGGATCATGGCGCACAGGCGGCCAAGAGCTTCCCGTCCAGTCGCTTTCGCGACTAG
- a CDS encoding lipopolysaccharide biosynthesis protein → MTTSTAHRAARGGLVTLAGQAIKMVLLLLNLVVLGRLLTPEDFGLVAMVTAVVGMAELVRDFGITTASIQSPTLSMIQKNNLFWINSALGLGLAVVAALLSHPLVLFYGDSRLVPITLAISSVFLINGIQAQYQVELTRSLRFKALALTDISSNAVALGAAVAAASLGAGYWSLVIMQLTSALLLLISRMFVSEWHPGMPGRNGQVRKFLRYGGNLGVAQFLNYISANAPSVLMGYAYGASALGSYSRASQIATIPVNQVFGPLTNVALTTLVRITDNSAFNRAVGIMQILLGYTASLGSSFLVVFSAPIIHLLLGDKWGSVSPLLQILAVGITFQAATFVSYWVFLAKDRTVSLLRYNLLTKSIVLSLTLVGGFFGVEEMVWGYTAGLILAWPISVLWLRTMGVPSAIPLSGGLRFIGLGLVATMGGLLMPLTGVVELPVLASAIGWSVGLVVPLLFPQTRMDLRVIFMTMRQLIRPKPSIKGN, encoded by the coding sequence ATGACGACATCCACGGCACACAGAGCCGCCAGAGGTGGCCTGGTCACCCTTGCTGGCCAGGCCATCAAGATGGTTCTACTCCTGCTGAATCTAGTGGTCTTGGGCCGTCTCCTGACCCCAGAGGACTTCGGCCTAGTGGCAATGGTTACCGCAGTGGTGGGCATGGCTGAGCTGGTGAGGGATTTTGGGATCACCACCGCCAGTATTCAGTCCCCAACCCTATCGATGATCCAGAAGAATAATCTCTTTTGGATTAATTCTGCACTGGGCCTCGGTCTCGCCGTCGTTGCCGCTTTGCTCAGTCACCCATTGGTCTTGTTCTATGGCGACTCCCGACTCGTTCCAATTACACTGGCGATTTCGTCCGTATTTTTAATAAATGGCATTCAGGCGCAGTACCAAGTTGAGCTGACCCGATCGCTCCGATTTAAGGCGCTAGCTCTAACTGATATTTCTTCGAATGCGGTCGCGCTCGGTGCTGCAGTCGCTGCCGCTTCACTGGGCGCCGGCTATTGGTCGCTCGTTATCATGCAATTGACTTCGGCCCTACTTCTTCTCATTAGTCGCATGTTTGTAAGTGAATGGCACCCAGGAATGCCAGGAAGAAATGGGCAGGTACGGAAATTCCTCCGCTATGGCGGAAATCTCGGAGTCGCGCAGTTCCTGAATTACATAAGCGCCAACGCTCCGAGCGTTCTCATGGGCTATGCATACGGGGCGAGCGCCTTGGGCTCCTATTCGCGCGCTTCCCAAATAGCCACTATACCCGTCAATCAAGTATTTGGCCCGCTAACAAACGTTGCACTCACGACGCTCGTGCGAATTACTGACAACAGCGCCTTCAATCGGGCCGTTGGAATAATGCAAATACTGCTGGGCTACACAGCTTCCCTTGGCTCGTCATTCCTAGTCGTATTTTCGGCGCCAATTATCCATCTCCTTCTAGGCGATAAATGGGGATCGGTCAGCCCTCTACTCCAGATACTGGCTGTCGGTATAACGTTCCAGGCAGCCACATTCGTCTCCTACTGGGTATTTCTCGCCAAGGATCGCACAGTATCACTTTTACGTTACAACTTGTTGACCAAGAGTATCGTCTTGTCGCTGACCCTGGTTGGTGGTTTCTTTGGAGTCGAAGAGATGGTTTGGGGCTACACCGCCGGCCTTATCTTAGCTTGGCCAATTTCAGTCCTCTGGTTGCGCACGATGGGAGTCCCCTCGGCAATACCGCTCTCAGGAGGGTTACGTTTCATTGGGCTCGGACTTGTTGCGACAATGGGCGGTCTTCTGATGCCACTTACTGGTGTCGTTGAGCTACCAGTGCTCGCTTCGGCTATCGGATGGTCTGTTGGACTTGTAGTTCCATTACTATTTCCCCAGACAAGGATGGATCTCAGAGTAATTTTTATGACCATGAGGCAACTTATCCGACCGAAACCATCTATCAAAGGAAACTAG
- a CDS encoding polysaccharide pyruvyl transferase family protein, producing MMLGDRAVLHLALSGKHERLEKHVILNSPGDGNIGDQAMFESFVNNVSQQVIAVVKSPDAYSTDDIADKNKVAFLVLPHLIYSKFFGHYRDIWAMGRSIRGAESFSVMGADIMDGGYGVHSSMVEWNLARTIQEAGIPARILGFSWNGQANPEVIRQAQKAGRAGVRILPRDPDSLERLVKDNIEGVVQAADLVFAFPTDSSTARPDNSGEPGGNEDEKLAVVNVSGLIGRKIEQDSEYEHILQTLDALGYRCLLLPHVSHSKADDIAAISKLRRKSPMARRADVVEALISPSEVLSLVRRADMVVTGRMHLSILALSAGTPVIVLATQGKVSGLMKLFGIPDHCVEPTLGFGKRISKLLREIEKDRSSIFDTTASNLQAVRALSQVNFRHR from the coding sequence ATGATGCTTGGCGACCGCGCAGTGCTCCACCTGGCGCTTTCGGGAAAACACGAACGACTGGAAAAGCACGTAATTCTAAACTCGCCCGGGGATGGAAACATCGGCGATCAAGCCATGTTCGAAAGCTTCGTTAATAACGTTTCCCAGCAAGTGATAGCCGTCGTCAAGTCCCCTGATGCTTATTCCACTGATGATATTGCCGATAAAAACAAGGTGGCTTTTCTCGTACTGCCCCACCTGATATATTCTAAATTTTTTGGTCATTATAGAGATATTTGGGCCATGGGACGTTCAATTCGCGGCGCTGAAAGTTTTTCGGTGATGGGGGCGGACATCATGGATGGGGGCTACGGCGTCCATTCTTCCATGGTCGAGTGGAACCTTGCGAGGACAATTCAGGAGGCTGGAATTCCCGCCAGGATATTGGGCTTCAGCTGGAATGGCCAAGCTAATCCCGAAGTAATCAGGCAAGCCCAGAAGGCTGGGCGCGCAGGAGTACGTATCCTACCGCGAGATCCGGACTCACTGGAACGTCTGGTTAAAGACAATATCGAGGGCGTCGTTCAAGCCGCAGACCTTGTTTTCGCGTTCCCTACCGATAGCTCAACAGCTCGCCCGGACAATTCTGGGGAACCCGGAGGGAACGAGGACGAAAAGCTGGCCGTTGTGAACGTGAGTGGACTCATCGGCCGCAAAATTGAACAGGATTCTGAATACGAGCACATCCTGCAAACGCTTGACGCGCTTGGATACAGGTGCCTGCTTCTGCCTCACGTGAGCCATTCTAAGGCAGACGATATTGCTGCCATCTCGAAGCTGCGCAGAAAGAGCCCAATGGCCCGACGTGCCGACGTTGTGGAAGCTCTGATCTCCCCTAGTGAAGTTCTTTCGCTTGTAAGAAGAGCAGACATGGTCGTAACCGGGCGGATGCACTTGTCAATTCTGGCCCTTTCTGCCGGCACGCCAGTCATAGTTCTGGCGACGCAAGGCAAGGTTTCCGGATTGATGAAACTGTTTGGCATTCCCGACCACTGTGTCGAACCCACCCTAGGGTTCGGCAAGAGAATCTCAAAGCTCCTTCGTGAAATTGAGAAGGATCGCTCCAGTATTTTCGATACGACGGCATCGAATCTTCAGGCCGTACGCGCCCTTTCTCAGGTCAACTTCCGCCACAGGTGA
- a CDS encoding IS30 family transposase, protein MARRALTFSDRADIAVGLQAGKTDRQIGSDIGRDHTIVWRERRRNSTKTRGYRPVTADVRAERKRSRPQARKMDTDPVLAARVKADLFRSRTPRQIAGRLRLEATETSVETMVKSPDAQGRTVSHEAIYRWIYALPKGELAKSGILLQSKRTKRKTRKPLGERTGGRIIGMVSIDDRPEEAADRRVPGAWEGDLVVGKAGRTAVATLVERNSRFLIMLGLPDGKKSAGLADVLIEKVNDLPALMRGSLTWDQGTEMARHAQLTLATDLPVYFAHPHSPWERPSNENTNGLIREYLPKGEVLPSHQPFLDSIADELNDRPRAVLGYFTPREVFTKLLNDDVAKTG, encoded by the coding sequence GTGGCGCGCAGGGCGTTGACTTTTTCGGATCGGGCGGATATCGCGGTGGGGCTTCAGGCCGGTAAAACGGACCGGCAGATCGGGTCCGATATCGGCCGGGACCACACGATCGTGTGGCGTGAACGGCGGCGGAATTCCACCAAGACCCGTGGCTACCGCCCTGTCACCGCAGACGTGAGGGCGGAGCGGAAACGCAGCCGTCCGCAGGCCCGGAAGATGGACACCGATCCTGTCCTCGCGGCACGGGTGAAGGCTGACCTGTTCCGGTCCAGGACGCCGCGGCAGATCGCCGGGCGCTTGCGTTTGGAAGCCACGGAGACCAGCGTTGAGACCATGGTTAAATCTCCTGACGCGCAAGGCCGGACCGTCTCCCACGAGGCCATCTACCGGTGGATCTACGCCCTGCCCAAGGGCGAGCTGGCGAAGTCCGGGATCCTGCTGCAGTCCAAACGAACCAAGCGAAAAACCCGCAAGCCGTTGGGTGAGCGGACAGGCGGGAGGATCATCGGCATGGTCAGCATCGATGACCGCCCGGAAGAGGCCGCGGACCGGCGGGTTCCAGGGGCGTGGGAAGGGGATCTCGTGGTCGGCAAGGCCGGCAGGACCGCTGTGGCCACGCTGGTGGAGCGGAACAGCAGATTCCTGATCATGCTCGGCCTTCCCGACGGCAAAAAGTCTGCAGGACTGGCCGATGTGCTGATCGAGAAAGTCAATGACCTGCCGGCACTGATGCGCGGATCCCTGACCTGGGACCAGGGCACCGAAATGGCCCGCCACGCCCAGCTGACACTCGCCACGGACCTGCCCGTGTACTTCGCCCACCCGCACTCACCGTGGGAGCGGCCCAGCAACGAAAACACCAACGGCCTCATCCGGGAATACCTGCCCAAAGGCGAAGTCCTTCCCAGCCACCAGCCGTTCCTGGACTCCATCGCCGATGAACTCAACGACAGACCACGCGCCGTCCTGGGCTACTTCACACCGAGGGAAGTATTCACCAAGCTACTCAACGACGACGTTGCTAAGACGGGTTGA
- the istB gene encoding IS21-like element helper ATPase IstB → MSTITVQDLLEAGKHASLTGSVLTDWAEKGTPKQREYLHGVLVAEHESRQESRRQRLLKAARLPAMKTLTGFDYSSVRFPEDYGRGPLESLDFINRAQDLVLYGDVGTGKTHMATALVAAACRQGIPARFFTTSALVMMLRRAKDEDRLDKELASLAKNRLLAIDELGYLPIDAEGARLLFQVIADGYEKRSLIITTNLEFSRWGTVFGDDNMAAAVIDRLVHHGRLLQFRGESYRVKNALMK, encoded by the coding sequence ATGAGCACGATCACCGTCCAGGACCTCCTTGAGGCGGGCAAGCACGCCTCGCTGACCGGCAGCGTGTTGACCGATTGGGCCGAGAAGGGCACCCCGAAGCAACGTGAATACCTGCACGGGGTGCTGGTCGCCGAGCACGAATCCCGGCAGGAGTCACGGCGCCAGCGGCTGTTGAAGGCCGCAAGGTTGCCGGCCATGAAAACACTCACCGGGTTCGACTACAGCAGTGTCAGGTTCCCGGAGGACTACGGCCGCGGACCTCTCGAATCCCTGGATTTCATCAACCGGGCCCAGGACCTGGTCCTCTACGGCGACGTGGGCACCGGCAAAACTCACATGGCCACCGCCCTGGTGGCCGCCGCCTGCCGGCAGGGCATCCCCGCCAGGTTCTTCACCACCTCCGCCCTGGTCATGATGCTGCGCCGCGCCAAGGACGAAGACCGCCTCGACAAGGAACTGGCCTCCCTGGCCAAGAACCGGCTCCTGGCCATCGACGAGCTGGGCTACCTCCCGATCGACGCCGAAGGGGCCAGGCTACTCTTCCAAGTGATCGCGGACGGGTATGAAAAACGAAGCCTGATCATCACAACAAATTTGGAGTTTTCCCGCTGGGGCACCGTGTTCGGAGACGACAACATGGCCGCCGCCGTCATTGACAGATTGGTCCACCACGGGCGGCTTCTGCAGTTCCGCGGCGAGTCCTACCGGGTCAAAAATGCCCTCATGAAATAG
- the istA gene encoding IS21 family transposase has product MSVQENIRRLDSQGVPVRQIARRLGVSRTSAAKYAEQEDFSPAPRAPLARPGASVLTGFEHIIERWLIEDQRRNRKQRHTAKRIFDRLVDEHGFTATYSPVQRYVKKWLAAHRQPGEGFTELVWPAGTVQVDFGQAEAIVAGIRQVLHILVVTFPFSNMRFVQAYRGETAECVAHGLRRVFEHIRAAPRHMVFDNATGIGNRVGTRVTETKLFGAFKLHYRSESRYCNPYSGHEKGNVENAVGFLRRNFMVPEPEAATLEGLNKDLMARCDALATTVHYRKGLPLGELFAQDVAASIDLPGIGFDAVRYESRKADKTGNLLIDGNTYAAGPAFHGRMLTVGLGHDVVQILDEHSEPVRTFPRVFGKQAETVFDPASLVPLLVTKPGAWSHSPLRALVTDPVRDWLDRATATDRRRLLNSVDAASSVAGFDAAVAAADTLIQRGDAPDMAMLGMLARRLADGTEPEATNVDLSVYDTFTTLNTTTGEIA; this is encoded by the coding sequence ATGTCCGTTCAAGAAAATATCAGAAGACTCGACTCCCAGGGAGTCCCGGTGCGTCAGATCGCCCGAAGGCTTGGAGTGAGCCGGACCTCGGCGGCCAAGTACGCCGAGCAGGAGGACTTCTCCCCGGCGCCGCGGGCACCGCTGGCCAGGCCGGGGGCCTCGGTGCTGACCGGGTTCGAGCACATCATTGAGCGGTGGCTCATCGAGGATCAGCGCCGGAACCGCAAGCAGCGGCATACGGCGAAGCGGATCTTCGACCGGCTCGTTGACGAGCATGGTTTTACCGCCACCTATTCACCGGTCCAGCGGTACGTGAAGAAATGGTTGGCCGCCCACCGGCAGCCCGGTGAGGGGTTTACCGAACTGGTCTGGCCTGCCGGCACCGTGCAGGTCGACTTCGGTCAGGCCGAGGCCATCGTTGCCGGGATCCGGCAGGTCCTGCATATCCTGGTGGTGACCTTCCCGTTCTCGAACATGCGCTTCGTGCAGGCGTATCGGGGCGAGACCGCCGAATGCGTGGCCCACGGGCTGCGGAGGGTGTTTGAGCACATTCGGGCTGCGCCGCGGCACATGGTCTTTGATAATGCCACGGGCATCGGAAATCGGGTGGGAACCCGGGTGACCGAGACGAAGCTGTTTGGCGCCTTCAAACTCCACTACAGGTCCGAGTCACGCTATTGCAATCCGTACTCGGGCCATGAGAAGGGCAACGTGGAGAACGCGGTGGGGTTCCTGCGCCGGAACTTCATGGTCCCCGAGCCGGAGGCCGCCACCCTGGAGGGGCTGAACAAGGACCTCATGGCGCGCTGCGACGCGTTGGCCACCACCGTGCACTACCGCAAGGGCCTGCCCCTGGGTGAGCTGTTCGCCCAGGACGTTGCGGCGTCCATAGACCTGCCGGGGATCGGTTTCGATGCCGTGCGCTACGAATCGCGCAAGGCCGACAAGACCGGGAACCTGCTCATTGACGGGAACACGTACGCCGCCGGGCCCGCTTTCCACGGGCGAATGCTCACGGTGGGGTTGGGACACGACGTGGTGCAGATCCTTGATGAGCATTCCGAACCTGTCCGCACGTTCCCGCGCGTCTTCGGCAAGCAGGCCGAGACGGTCTTTGACCCTGCTTCCCTGGTGCCGTTGCTGGTGACGAAGCCCGGGGCGTGGTCCCATTCGCCGCTGCGGGCCCTGGTGACGGACCCGGTGCGTGACTGGTTGGACCGGGCCACGGCCACGGATCGGCGCCGGCTGCTCAACTCGGTGGATGCTGCCTCATCGGTGGCGGGATTCGATGCCGCGGTGGCCGCTGCCGACACCCTGATCCAGCGCGGGGATGCACCGGACATGGCCATGCTGGGCATGCTGGCCCGCCGTCTGGCTGATGGCACCGAACCGGAGGCAACGAACGTGGACCTGAGCGTCTATGACACCTTCACCACCCTGAACACCACCACAGGAGAAATAGCATGA
- a CDS encoding ATP-binding protein: MFTSEDHEKFRALRIAHLAVRFEELITDEANDELTPEQIFLTAVDDALEQRRAHRIDKLIRAARFPITQASVAEINYQEGRGITPVRMKRYAAHQWRQDPTNLLVISPTGGGKTYLACAIGIAACQSGHTVAYTRMDDLARRLVIARGDGIGHQKLLNELSGVDLLVIDDVLTVGIDPEAANDLFAVLANREHRLPTLIASQSGPAYWVEALPDRVVADSIVNRLANNARQLNLGDVDMRRHRDDRARAQPDHWE; the protein is encoded by the coding sequence ATGTTCACCAGCGAGGACCATGAGAAATTCCGGGCCCTGCGCATCGCGCACCTGGCCGTGCGATTCGAGGAACTGATCACCGACGAGGCCAATGACGAGCTCACTCCCGAGCAGATCTTCCTCACCGCCGTGGACGACGCCCTCGAACAGCGCCGGGCCCACCGGATCGACAAGCTCATCCGGGCCGCCAGGTTCCCCATCACGCAGGCCTCGGTCGCCGAGATCAACTACCAGGAGGGACGCGGGATCACCCCGGTGCGGATGAAGCGCTATGCCGCCCACCAATGGCGCCAGGACCCCACGAACCTGCTGGTCATCTCACCGACCGGTGGTGGCAAGACCTACCTGGCCTGCGCGATCGGGATCGCCGCCTGCCAGAGCGGACACACCGTCGCCTACACCCGGATGGACGACCTCGCCCGCCGGTTGGTCATCGCCCGCGGTGACGGCATCGGCCACCAGAAGCTGCTCAACGAGCTCTCGGGCGTGGACCTGCTGGTCATCGATGACGTCCTCACCGTGGGCATCGACCCCGAAGCGGCCAACGACCTCTTTGCGGTCCTGGCCAACCGGGAACACCGCCTGCCCACGCTCATCGCCTCGCAGTCCGGTCCGGCCTACTGGGTCGAGGCCCTACCGGACCGGGTGGTCGCGGACTCGATCGTGAACCGGCTGGCCAACAACGCCCGCCAGCTCAACCTCGGCGACGTGGACATGCGACGGCACCGCGACGACAGGGCCCGGGCTCAACCGGACCACTGGGAATAG
- a CDS encoding O-antigen ligase family protein: MTYTVGIAVIAVLGLLTGRRLESNRLFFPFVAFLIFCYSFVWTQTGEVQAGMIHMLTAAAAWAAGAYAASCVERDQKNGQIFIYWILATVLLQLGISVLQFVGLQLFPTNAVTSELVGSRVNGSFGHPTTLGKVLLLFIMASLPFTRSTLRRTRSAAWAAVAASFPMFVLSGGRANFFSAVVMILLWTLLLPRGRALASKVAIPLGVAVVGFASAGVWFARFEEDPEGSTRQHFNEVALALIPGNPLAGTGPNTYITTAGPTDMLTAQGWPVHNSVLLAAVEIGMLGTILLFMPLLVAFGVAWRRRREDSKTGDFARAYVSALPGISLVALTGWGMMSDVLPLWLFLAAFCFQQQLSNKVSDRSLAFATDIR, encoded by the coding sequence ATGACTTACACCGTAGGGATTGCTGTCATTGCCGTTCTAGGGTTATTAACTGGCAGGCGCTTGGAGTCGAATCGTCTGTTCTTCCCTTTCGTGGCTTTCCTCATTTTCTGCTACTCGTTCGTTTGGACGCAAACGGGTGAAGTCCAGGCTGGCATGATTCACATGCTAACGGCCGCGGCAGCCTGGGCCGCAGGCGCCTATGCGGCCTCATGCGTGGAGAGGGACCAGAAGAACGGACAGATCTTTATTTACTGGATCCTGGCAACAGTTCTCTTACAATTGGGCATTTCGGTGCTTCAGTTTGTGGGTCTTCAGTTGTTCCCAACGAATGCGGTGACCTCTGAACTTGTTGGTAGCAGAGTAAACGGATCCTTCGGACACCCGACAACCTTAGGTAAAGTACTTCTACTCTTCATAATGGCTTCTCTGCCTTTCACCAGGTCTACGTTGCGCCGGACGCGTTCAGCAGCATGGGCTGCCGTTGCTGCATCGTTCCCGATGTTTGTGTTGTCCGGCGGTAGAGCAAACTTCTTCTCGGCAGTGGTCATGATCTTGCTTTGGACGCTTCTCTTGCCTCGCGGCCGAGCCTTGGCGAGCAAGGTTGCGATTCCTCTGGGGGTGGCAGTTGTGGGGTTCGCATCAGCGGGCGTCTGGTTTGCGAGGTTTGAAGAAGACCCTGAAGGATCGACGAGACAGCACTTCAATGAAGTGGCGCTTGCCTTGATTCCCGGCAATCCGCTTGCCGGCACTGGACCCAATACTTACATCACCACAGCCGGCCCCACTGACATGCTCACGGCCCAGGGATGGCCTGTGCATAATTCCGTACTGCTTGCGGCGGTCGAGATCGGGATGTTGGGCACCATTCTTCTTTTTATGCCGTTGCTAGTCGCTTTTGGTGTTGCATGGCGTCGCCGTCGTGAAGATTCGAAGACCGGTGATTTTGCTAGAGCCTATGTTTCGGCATTGCCGGGAATCTCTCTCGTGGCACTCACTGGGTGGGGCATGATGAGCGACGTGCTCCCGCTCTGGCTGTTCCTTGCTGCTTTTTGTTTCCAGCAACAGCTCTCGAACAAGGTGAGCGATCGATCCCTCGCTTTTGCAACGGATATTCGATGA
- a CDS encoding glycosyltransferase family 4 protein, which yields MRRANIVYWYGLSEMPRDGGGLRALAWHKALNDLGYEASIHALRSTEPQAAKQSRLRNFKKRVIPMPLQGRLPNLPAADLNVITVPSVFASAGRSLNQSTLLFDWMDLWSVNARTMAQSSRSLRPGGLAQSLWWRRLESRLPVKAAGNAFAGHQDFLSLSRSRRVPSAWLPTPVEWPESIVPRPSKRPRRIGFLGNMNYPPNVMSLKQFLSTYADRLGLMGMELVVAGYGSEVVKSWTSQVTVLGAVGDVAAFYSAVDAVIVPINHGGGIKVKALEAMVYGVPIYGTEHVRSGFDPSFWKYIGDVYDLMNDDHRNLEVAPLRAMHSRFSESSFTEGVGDLLRRSGFKLS from the coding sequence ATGCGCAGAGCTAATATCGTTTATTGGTATGGCTTGTCAGAGATGCCTCGAGACGGGGGCGGCCTCCGAGCCCTTGCTTGGCATAAGGCACTCAACGATCTTGGCTATGAAGCATCCATCCATGCACTTAGGTCGACGGAACCCCAAGCAGCCAAACAAAGCCGACTGAGGAATTTCAAAAAGCGGGTCATCCCTATGCCCCTTCAGGGCCGCCTGCCCAATCTGCCTGCCGCTGACCTCAATGTCATCACGGTTCCATCCGTTTTTGCCTCCGCGGGCCGAAGTCTTAATCAATCAACGTTGCTCTTTGATTGGATGGACTTGTGGAGTGTAAACGCGAGGACCATGGCCCAGTCGTCACGGTCGCTCCGGCCCGGGGGGCTTGCTCAATCTCTTTGGTGGAGAAGGCTGGAGTCACGATTGCCGGTGAAGGCTGCGGGCAATGCATTTGCCGGCCACCAGGACTTCTTGTCACTGTCTCGTTCCCGGAGAGTGCCTTCTGCTTGGCTGCCTACCCCAGTCGAATGGCCAGAATCCATCGTGCCTCGGCCATCGAAGAGGCCTCGCCGCATCGGGTTTCTTGGAAACATGAATTATCCACCAAATGTCATGTCTCTAAAGCAGTTCCTATCGACGTACGCTGATCGGTTGGGGCTGATGGGAATGGAACTCGTGGTCGCGGGCTATGGTTCAGAGGTCGTCAAGTCGTGGACCAGCCAGGTTACTGTACTCGGCGCCGTGGGCGACGTAGCAGCCTTCTATTCGGCCGTTGATGCTGTCATTGTTCCCATCAACCACGGTGGTGGCATTAAAGTGAAAGCTCTCGAGGCAATGGTTTACGGTGTGCCGATATACGGAACCGAACACGTGCGTAGTGGTTTTGATCCATCGTTTTGGAAATATATTGGTGACGTTTACGACCTTATGAATGATGATCATAGGAATCTGGAAGTGGCACCCCTCCGCGCGATGCATTCGCGGTTTAGCGAGTCCAGCTTCACAGAAGGTGTGGGGGATTTGTTGCGGCGCTCTGGGTTCAAGCTGTCCTGA